Proteins co-encoded in one Salvia splendens isolate huo1 chromosome 4, SspV2, whole genome shotgun sequence genomic window:
- the LOC121798254 gene encoding pre-mRNA-processing factor 17-like, giving the protein MDLLQSYKDTDMEDDTLSPHAPASEPDPSPDSSPVRAIPAKSAAPKVDDTMLSLTVAGKAQFHAQKPIDPTQHLVSFNPTYDQLWAPIVGPSHPYAKDGLAQGLRNHKLGFVENANIEPFVFDEQYNTFYKFGYAADPSENNYVGDVEGFKTNDGISVYNIPQHEQKKRKLEKKKEMLKENEESGEVDSTELENPSTDTWLMRNRKSPWAGKRDWVQGELTEEQKKYAEEHAKKKGEKEGGEREKGEAHVDKSTFHGKEDKDYQGRSWIAPPKDAKASNNHCYIPKRLVHTWSGHTKGVSAIRFFPNHGHLILSAGMDTKVKIWDVFNSGKCMRTYMGHGKAVRDIWFNNDGSKFLSAGYDKNIKYWDTETGQVISTFSTGKIPYVVRLNPDEDKQNVLLAGMSDKKIVQWDINSGQITQEYDQHLGAVNTITFVDNNRRFVTSSDDKSLRVWEFGIPVVIKYISEPHMHSMPSISLHPNSNWLACQSLDNQILIYSTRERFQLNKKKRFAGHIVAGYACQVNFSPDGRFVMSGDGEGRCWFWDWKSCKVFRTLKCHDGVCIGAAWHPLEQSKVATCGWDGLIKYWD; this is encoded by the coding sequence ATGGATCTACTGCAATCATACAAAGATACCGACATGGAAGACGACACTTTATCGCCTCACGCTCCGGCATCTGAACCCGATCCATCTCCCGATTCTTCCCCGGTGCGGGCAATCCCGGCCAAATCCGCCGCCCCTAAAGTTGACGATACAATGCTCTCACTTACCGTAGCCGGGAAGGCCCAGTTTCATGCGCAGAAGCCAATCGACCCGACCCAGCACCTCGTCTCCTTCAACCCCACCTACGACCAGCTATGGGCTCCAATCGTCGGCCCCTCTCATCCGTACGCCAAGGATGGCCTAGCGCAGGGCCTCCGCAATCACAAGCTAGGGTTTGTGGAGAATGCGAATATCGAACCGTTTGTGTTTGATGAGCAGTACAATACTTTCTACAAGTTCGGCTACGCGGCAGATCCATCGGAGAACAATTACGTTGGTGATGTGGAAGGGTTTAAGACCAACGACGGGATTTCGGTGTATAATATTCCGCAGCACGAGcagaagaagaggaaattggagaagaagaaggagatgctgAAAGAGAATGAGGAGAGCGGTGAGGTGGATTCTACGGAGCTGGAGAATCCTTCAACGGATACCTGGTTGATGAGGAACAGGAAGAGTCCGTGGGCGGGGAAAAGGGATTGGGTGCAGGGTGAGTTGACCGAGGAGCAGAAGAAGTATGCTGAAGAGCACGCCAAGAAGAAGGGAGAGAAGGAGGGAGGTGAGAGGGAGAAAGGAGAAGCACATGTCGACAAATCTACTTTCCATGGGAAAGAGGACAAAGATTATCAAGGGCGGTCGTGGATTGCGCCTCCTAAGGATGCCAAAGCGAGTAACAATCATTGTTATATACCCAAGAGATTAGTGCATACTTGGAGTGGACATACCAAGGGGGTTTCAGCTATTAGGTTCTTCCCCAATCATGGTCACTTGATATTGTCTGCTGGGATGGACACAAAGGTCAAAATTTGGGACGTTTTCAATTCCGGTAAATGTATGAGAACCTACATGGGGCATGGCAAGGCTGTGCGAGATATATGGTTTAATAATGATGGGTCCAAGTTTTTGAGTGCTGGTTATGATAAGAATATCAAGTATTGGGATACTGAGACGGGGCAAGTGATATCGACCTTTTCAACtggcaaaattccatatgtAGTGAGGCTTAACCCAGATGAGGATAAGCAGAATGTTTTGCTTGCAGGAATGAGTGATAAGAAGATTGTTCAGTGGGATATAAACAGCGGGCAGATCACACAGGAGTATGATCAGCATCTAGGGGCAGTGAATACAATTACTTTTGTGGATAACAATAGGAGGTTCGTTACTTCAAGTGATGATAAGTCCCTGCGTGTATGGGAGTTTGGGATCCCTGTGGTGATCAAGTATATCAGTGAACCCCATATGCATTCAATGCCCTCGATTTCTTTGCATCCGAATTCCAATTGGCTGGCCTGCCAGAGTTTGGATAACCAGATACTTATATACAGTACACGGGAGAGATTCCAACTCAATAAGAAGAAGAGATTTGCTGGGCATATTGTGGCTGGGTATGCTTGTCAGGTTAACTTTTCACCTGATGGACGGTTTGTCATGTCTGGAGATGGTGAGGGTAGATGCTGGTTTTGGGATTGGAAGAGTTGCAAAGTATTTAGAACTCTCAAATGCCACGATGGAGTTTGTATTGGTGCTGCATGGCATCCGCTGGAACAAAGTAAAGTTGCTACCTGTGGCTGGGATGGATTGATCAAATACTG